One part of the Oncorhynchus kisutch isolate 150728-3 linkage group LG22, Okis_V2, whole genome shotgun sequence genome encodes these proteins:
- the mgat4c gene encoding alpha-1,3-mannosyl-glycoprotein 4-beta-N-acetylglucosaminyltransferase C codes for MRLVWKSLDKMRCFRKRSTIPFLGVLITCLLFLNLYMEDGYVLEEDKRPLRETSMHPSNTERYVHTFRDLTNFSGTINVTYRYLAGNPLPRKKYLTIGLSSVKRKRGNYLMETIKSIFDQSSYEELKEIVVVVHLADFDLAWCENLVHDISRKFAHHIIAGHLLVIHAPEEYYPSLDGLKRNYNDPEDRVRFRSKQNVDYAFLLNFCTNLSDFYMMLEDDVRCSRNFLTSLKKVVTSREGSYWVMLEFSKLGYIGKLYHSRDLPRLAHFLLMFYQEMPCDWLLIHFRDLLAQKDVIRFKPSLFQHMGYYSSYKGAENKLKDDDFEEDSIDIPDNPPASLYTNIHVFENYDATKAYSSVDEYFWGKPPSTGDFFVIVFNKSTKISKIKIVTGTDDRQNDILHHGALEVGEKMVGTKRGRQCSSYITLGEFKYGNIEVQDVDHKIAFDIECVRIVVTASQKEWLIIRSISLWTTQPPSQ; via the exons ATGAGGCTGGTGTGGAAGTCCCTGGACAAGATGAGGTGTTTCCGTAAACGCTCCACCATTCCCTTTCTGGGGGTCCTGAtcacctgtctcctcttccttaACCTGTACATGGAGGATGGATACGTCCTG GAGGAGGATAAAAGACCGCTGAGAGAGACATCAATGCATCCTTCAAACACTGAGAGATATGTTCACACCTTCAGAGACCTCACTAATTTCTCTGGAACCATAAACGTCACATATCGTTACCTCGCTGGGAACCCACTGCCCCGAAAGA AATATCTTACAATTGGATTGTCATCCGTGAAAAGAAAAAGAGGAAATTACCTCATGGAGACGATCAAATCTATTTTTGACCAGTCCAGTTATGAGGAGCTGAAAGAGATTGTGGTGGTGGTTCACCTGGCAGACTTTGACCTGGCCTGGTGTGAAAACCTGGTGCACGACATCTCCAGGAAGTTTGCCCACCACATCATCGCTGGGCATCTCCTGGTGATCCATGCCCCTGAGGAGTACTATCCATCACTGGATGGGCTAAAAAGGAACTACAATGACCCAGAGGACAGGGTACGATTCCGCTCCAAGCAGAACGTGGACTATGCCTTTCTCCTCAACTTCTGCACCAACCTCTCTGATTTCTACATGATGCTGGAGGATGATGTGCGCTGCTCACGGAACTTTCTGACATCCCTGAAGAAGGTGGTCACCTCCAGGGAAGGCTCCTACTGGGTGATGCTGGAGTTCTCCAAGCTTGGCTACATAGGGAAGCTCTACCACTCAAGAGACCTGCCACGCCTGGCCCACTTCTTGCTCATGTTCTACCAGGAGATGCCCTGTGACTGGCTCCTCATTCACTTCCGGGACCTGCTTGCCCAGAAAGACGTGATCCGCTTCAAGCCCTCCCTGTTCCAGCACATGGGCTACTACTCCTCATATAAAGGGGCAGAGAACAAGTTGAAGGATGATGACTTTGAAGAAGACTCCATTGATATCCCTGACAACCCTCCTGCTAGCCTGTACACAAACATCCATGTATTTGAAAACTATGACGCCACCAAGGCTTATAGCAGTGTGGACGAATACTTTTGGGGGAAACCCCCTTCTACCGGAGACTTCTTTGTTATAGTCTTTAACAAATCAACTAAAATAAGCAAGATAAAAATCGTGACAGGAACGGACGATCGTCAGAACGATATCCTGCACCATGGAGCTCTGGAAGTAGGAGAGAAGATGGTGGGGACAAAGAGAGGAAGGCAGTGTTCTTCCTACATCACGTTAGGGGAGTTTAAATATGGCAACATTGAGGTTCAAGACGTGGACCACAAGATTGCCTTTGACATTGAGTGTGTTCGTATTGTGGTGACTGCCAGTCAGAAAGAATGGCTGATCATTAGGAGTATAAGCTTGTGGACTACACAACCTCCCAGTCAATGA